In Glycine max cultivar Williams 82 chromosome 15, Glycine_max_v4.0, whole genome shotgun sequence, the DNA window TCTTGTCCACAGTAAGCTTGTTAAGGGTGAGAGTTCCAGTTTTGTCACTGCAGAGAATATCCATCCCTGCCATTTCTTCTATGGCTGTCATCCTCTTCGTGATGGCTCCTTGTTGGGACAAGCGGTGAGACCCAATAGCCATGGTAACAGACAAGACAGTTGGCATGGCAATTGGGATTCCTCCAATGAGAAGCACCAACAAGTTGTCAATACCATCTCTGTAAGACCTCTTCTGGATAGGGTACATGACAACGAGCTCAATCAACATGCCCACAGCAATTGAGCAGATACAAAAGTTACCAATGGATGTCAACACCTAATGCAAGCcaaccaaaaacaaatccaaaaaattAGTCCAAATTTGGATCATGCTcaatctcattttttaaaaaatttaaagcacTTGACTTTAGGGATTGTTTGGATAAGTTTATTCAGAAACACTTctagtaaaagaaaataagaaaaaatattaaataaatttctccataaattaaaaattaacttatggatGAGTTAATTTGTAGATGATCTCTCATATAACTTCTCCAAAGATGAGAGAACTATTACAAATTAGCCCTGTGCATGAGTTAATTTAGCTTATTGaaaaacttatattattttcttctcctaaaaGTGTTTGTAGATAAACTTAACCAATTAGGCCTTTAAAGTTTGAAGATATGTATGATATGATACCTTTTGGAAGTGACCAACATTGTTGGTGCTGTCTACAAGGTGTGCAGCCTTACCAAAGAAGGTGTGGACACCAGTGGCAATGACAACAGCCTCAATTTCACCTTGTTTGCAGGTGGAACCAGAGAAGACTTGTTGACCAGGGTTCCTTGTGACTGGCAAGGACTCACCAGTGAGGGCAGATTGGTCAATTTTGAGAGGATCTCCTTCCAAGAGACGGGCATCAGCAGGGACAATAACTCCCAATTTGATGCTGATCACATCTCCTGGGACCAAAATTGCTGCCTCTTCCTCACTCCATTTTCCATCCCTCAACACCTACACAACATTGGAATTTTTTTCTTAGCCAGTGAACGTTTGTACTTTGTAGATGAGTCTATGGCAATCCAATCAACATGGAAAATTGAAACAGAAATTCTAGTGGCACTCTTTTTCTAACACTCTTTATGATTAGctgaaatttattataaataactcATTTTATTGGATCTCATTTCTAAATCATCATAGAATATCATTAAATGATAAGTGGATCCACCAAAATCGgtgatttccaataaatttgAACAAATCATAACCTGAGAGTCAAAAAGAGTGTTAGTAGTGTGTCGTTAGTATtctagaaattgaaatgactGAACAAATGTGTGTTGCCTTGGTTTTGGGTGCAAGACCAGCCATCAAAGCGGCTGCTGCATTGCCTGCGTTGTTTTCCTCAATGAAACTGATTGTTGAGTTAATGATAAGCAATACCACAATGCCGGTGAAATCTTGCCAATCCGGTGGCTTGCCCTGTCATATTAAACTGATTGTTGAGTTAACTGATTTGTTGGAGACTAGAAACCATAGACACAACAAAAAACATGTATACAAAAATtcgatttaaaaattaaagacattAGACATGACTATAAATGGCCACTGGTGGCACCAATAAGGATAGCAAATTGCATGATTTTTAGTCTTATGTAAAAGGGGAGAGGGATaccaaaaattaacaaatacaaGCATGATAGCTttagaaaacaatatttttgacACCTTGAGTTAATGCATGAGAATAAGGCTTCAACTTTGTATTACATGTATCAAACAATGCTCTAATTAATGCCCCCAACATTTCCCTTTCCTCCTCTTTTGCAGCTACTCTTGTTAAAAGAGGTCAtagtaaataatatatgaatatttagtttttaacaAAGTCGAATGACACcatataatttatgtattcaATCTTATCTGGTggaacaaagttttttttttaactgcaaataaagtttttgttattgtttgcAACATGACTATAATACAATTTATAAAGTTAATATAAAGttaacataaaatgaaaatctaattaaatcaaaagaaagaatgGATCTATAAAAAACAAAGTCATTGACATTGTAAATGCTATAAAAtgatacaatttatttattatatcgaTATCAGTTAAAAAgcatataagaaaaatttgtaaaatataattagtaatattgtAAGTATTTGTATGTAGAGTGACCAACGTGAATACTTTTCTTTTACATGGCTATGACAAAATATGACTACTGTATCGAAGCCTATTGATTACAGAACAACTCAATAAACTCTAGAGATATGGGATGAGAGAATTGTAATTACCCCTCCATTGGCCAATACAATGGCCATGATAGCTGCACATTCCATAACCCATGATAATGGATTCCACATAAAACCTAAGAACTTTCGGAGCTTGCTatcctttttctcttctaatttgTTGGGGCCAAAAATCTGGAGCCTCTTCTCTCCTTCTGCTGATGTCAGACCCTCTCTGGTACACTTTAGCTTCTCAAAGACCTCTTCAACGGGAATATTTTCCTACACATATACAATCAATGTAACACGTCATGGAAAGaaagagcaaattcaaattgtaaactgaataaacaaattaattgtgGTATTAGTTATTGTTGTCATTATTACTAGAGCAAATAACATGAATCATTCctaaaattttgtgaaattacaCAATAGTTTTATTCATACACTTTTTAGCAGCCAAAAATATATCCCTACACTAATGCATAAGGGAGAAtgctgaaaattaaatattaaaagagaaaaaaattatataacttcACGAAACATCACGAGTAATTAGTgtaatttattcttattattatacTCACAAGATCAATATTCTCCTTCTTGAGGTCCTCAAATGAGATATCATCGGAGGCCATGCTGAAAGAAGGAAAgccttacaaaaatatttggctctttccttctttttattttatttttttatttttttatctgtctTCTTTGGTCGCTCTCTGGGCCTCTAACTACCCATAGGCAGGTAGAAAGAAACTGCGAACGAAGAAGCCAGACAGTAGAATAGAGAGATGTTTTAAATATAGAGGTATAAGCTACCCCAAAGCGAGACAGCAACCGTTGCCCTggttttactttcattttataCTAATACTAATGTTGGAGACACAATAGACTACAGAGAACATGTGATTGCCCGTGTAATGCTACAATTGTTGATACTTGCATGCATGTTCGTGTTCCTCGGAGCTTGTTTTGTTGTGGGTTGCTAGGCTTTTGTGGCATACCTAGCTCCTCGGTATTCTTTGGGGTCTTTACTATTACAACATGGATTTCACCAGCTTGTACCTACAAAGAAATTGAACCATCTCTTTGGATCATAATTTGAGAAGAAACGGAATCTTTGTGGCACGTAACTAATCATTAAAAAgctcatttaatttaatataagcAAATTCAATCTGTACGTCAACATTTGTTTtaactactataaaaaaatatttgtttcatgCACATTCTTTCATCTTTACATATTACACGTGACACTCTCTTgccctttaatttttaagttataCACCTTATTATCAATATTGTACAACAAAAAGTTACGCAAATGTGAATCGAAAATGAGAAAATGAAAGTTGCACGAAAATTATAAAACCAAAAACTATATTTAAGAATAGGACACGTAACGAGCACATCAAATTAAAGTCCCTTAACTTTATGCCTAACAATGTCTcctaattaacattttaaaattactaacaAACCATGATGGCAATTGCTATTTTAACTCTCCTGTTATACTAATACACTTtcctttctcattttttatttccaaattaCCTGCTAGACACACACTTCCCTCTTTCTTCCTC includes these proteins:
- the LOC121173543 gene encoding ATPase 2, plasma membrane-type-like — encoded protein: MASDDISFEDLKKENIDLENIPVEEVFEKLKCTREGLTSAEGEKRLQIFGPNKLEEKKDSKLRKFLGFMWNPLSWVMECAAIMAIVLANGGGKPPDWQDFTGIVVLLIINSTISFIEENNAGNAAAALMAGLAPKTKVLRDGKWSEEEAAILVPGDVISIKLGVIVPADARLLEGDPLKIDQSALTGESLPVTRNPGQQVFSGSTCKQGEIEAVVIATGVHTFFGKAAHLVDSTNNVGHFQKVSYHTYLQTLKA